The window GAGGATGGACTTTGGGGGGGACACAGTGGGTGGGGGGACAATCACGGGGAGGAGGGACcgtaggagaggaggaggaactgTGGAAGGGCAGGAGGGACCGTGGGGGGATGAGGGACCATGTGGGGGAGGAACTGTGGGGAGGCAGAGGCAGGGACCGCGAGGGGAGGTGATACTGTGGGGGGCACGAGGGAGTGTGGAGTGGTAGGAGGGACCGCGGGGGCGAGGAGGaccatgggggtggggaagaaccctggggaggagggaggagccgTGGGAGTGGAGGGAGAATGGCACACCAGGAGGTGcgtgggggagcaggagggaccaTGGAGGAATaagagggaccatggggggataggagggaccttggcgggggagaagggaccatggggggataggagggaccttggcgggggaggagggatcatgggggggataggagggaccttgGCCGGGGAGGAGGGCCatgggggaggcaggaagggggggcaggaggagccaTGTGGGGGGGGTAGAAAGGATTGTGGGGAGGATGGACTGTGTGTGGGGGTGATTCATGGGAGGGGCAGGATGGCCTGTTTGGGAGGGACAATGGGGGGACAGTAAGCGggaaggagggaccatggggggataggagggacctgGGGGGGACAGGAGGAACCTTGGCGGGGGAGGAGATActgtgggggggcaggagggttCGTGGAGGGAAGTAGAGGCCGTGAGGGGGCTAAAGGGACCTTGGGGGAAGGGActgtgggggagaagggaaggtagGGGTGCAGGAGTGACTGTGAAGGGGCAGGAGAGAACTTGAGGGTGAGGGACCTTGGTGAGGTGGGAGTAACCATGAGGATGGAGGAGCGTGGGGCACCAGAGGGACCATCAGGAAACAGGAGGTACTGTGCGGGGAAGAAGAGGGACctgggaggggacaggagggactgggggggaggagggagagtgggggggaCAGGAGGAGCCATGGGGGACAGGAGCCTTGGGGGGCAGAAAACATTGTGTGGGGGAGGGACCGTGGATGGGGGCTGGTTCATGGGGGGGATAAAGGAGGGGACTTTGGAGGGTCACGGACCAAGGGGGGGCTGGACCGCCTGTTCGGGAGGGACAACGTGGGGGTGGTCTTGGGGAAAGGGACAGTAGACGGGGAAGAGGGACTTTGGGGTGAGGGCAGGAAGGACCATGGGAGCCAAGGAGGGACCTGGTGTGGAGAGGGACAGCGGGGGTTaggagggagagtgggggggaggagtggggggggacaGGCGGGAGTGGGGGGGACAGGGAGCATTGGGGAGGTAGGACCTTGCAGGAAGGGGGACTGTGAGGAAAAGGGAGGACTAAGTGGGAGGAGGAAGCGCTGTGGACTGGAGGAACCCTGGGGGCAACATTCAGGGGCCAGAGGGGCCCTGGAGGGGACACGGGGGACCGTGGGGGTGTTCAGGACCATGGGGGGcgcaggaggggcgggggtgaGGGCGGGCCACCCTTCCCGTGAACCCCCGGGACCTTATTGTGCCACGGGCCCCGGCACCACAGTCCCGCCGGGCCAGGACCCCGACAGCAAcctgcgccccccccccactctgcACCATgcgcatcccccccccccccccgactgcAACCTGCACCACCCCCCGAGTGCACCACGCCCCACCCCGACTGCACCCCGCGCCCCCTCGACTgcacccccgcccccggccccgcgccgcccggAAGCAGCGCCCCCGCCAGGCGACGCCCGGGCCCCACCAGGCCCTGAGGGCGCGCAGGACCGGGGCCCCGCAAGACTTCCCGGACCCGCGCCCCCGACGCCGCCAGCGGGGAGCTCCTCGCCCCCTTCTCCGCGCCCCGGGGGGTCCCCGCCCGCCTGTCCCGCCCCGACGCCAACTCCGTCCCAAACTTACCGCTACCCGGGCGGGACACGGGCGGGGTCCCTGGGCAAGGGCCGACAGCTCCCGCAGCCCCCACGCCCGCCGACCACACGCTCCCCCGCCCCTCGGGCTCCCGGGCGGCGCCCCCGGAACACCCAGCAGGGCCTCGTGCGCCCCACACGCCGCCAGCTCTTCTAGGGGCCTCCGGCCCGGGACGGGGCGGG of the Dasypus novemcinctus isolate mDasNov1 chromosome 12 unlocalized genomic scaffold, mDasNov1.1.hap2 SUPER_12_unloc_5, whole genome shotgun sequence genome contains:
- the LOC139438480 gene encoding uncharacterized protein, with the protein product MGGAGGAGVRAGHPSREPPGPYCATGPGTTVPPGQDPDSNLRPPPTLHHAHPPPPPDCNLHHPPSAPRPTPTAPRAPSTAPPPPAPRRPEAAPPPGDARAPPGPEGAQDRGPARLPGPAPPTPPAGSSSPPSPRPGGSPPACPAPTPTPSQTYRYPGGTRAGSLGKGRQLPQPPRPPTTRSPAPRAPGRRPRNTQQGLVRPTRRQLF